A stretch of the Zeugodacus cucurbitae isolate PBARC_wt_2022May chromosome 6, idZeuCucr1.2, whole genome shotgun sequence genome encodes the following:
- the LOC105217379 gene encoding PX domain-containing protein kinase-like protein has translation MAIFERPFGYRHKLDDTQAIICVIETAQEVNGHTEYLLRLQRGANKENCWKILRRYNDFAELHKCLCISGIDLPMPGKRLFGNMRPDFIAERRQALQVYINTVLMNPILASSLPAKRFVDPDSYSQSFHDQAVQNAMLCLRSEGIWTLGGTLGPIGWRLRKHYFKVSPKPPEKTGNKLLVKSGSQTHQGKHFAASSSNGGGGGGSSSGSIDGGNLDPSELVLEWIEYGPDKYIDEKEMSGILKSLSGLQHPHIEPIVYAAHNENGCIAVRRFYKQGTLKDILCMATPKNPFLSKYGNPKGRTALTMKQVAIYGRQILEALIFIHSKGYPYGHLHAGNIVIVDDCVKLLDIENYVLGVPAFYRPFFVQHSKIHSVEAIDVYSFGHVLFEMAMGYPLQESVVRQINECPESLKNLLESILSKESVRAGLPTLQQLISHQFFAQHASSAAGGFSCCNEDSRRTHFKLSLNAKEFLKQAALKAELRLREEQKSVKNQKRIVRVQEMMSSEEEKRKSKQRAKLEHKQSKLKQQGSLQAGNGRLSLSAASGSAALGTFAAGVAPFERTDSVLSMHMPKEVNTAPSTASNTDIKSPPPTPFVQQHAQAQQQQQEQQQSQQQQQQHSATKQITFLANIERQASTPNISTDTEQSGDPTRSALLESICKFNRGSLRKVRSND, from the exons ATGGCAATATTTGAAAGACCCTTCGGTTATAGACACAAACTCGATGACACACAGGCGATAATTTGCGTAATTGAGACAGCACAGGAAGTGAACGGCCACACG GAGTATTTATTGCGTTTGCAGCGTGgcgcaaataaagaaaattgttgGAAGATTTTGCGTCGCTACAATGACTTCGCTGAGTTGCACAAATGCCTCTGCATATCTGGTATCGATCTGCCCATGCCAGGCAAAAGGCTTTTTGGTAATATGCGGCCAGACTTCATAGCTGAAAGAAGACAAGCATTACAGgtttacataaatacagtaCTAATGAATCCCATTTTGGCATCGTCATTGCCGGCCAAACGGTTCGTCGATCCGGACAGTTACTCGCAATCCTTTCATG ATCAAGCAGTGCAAAATGCTATGCTATGTTTACGCAGCGAGGGTATTTGGACATTGGGCGGCACACTTGGTCCCATAGGTTGGCGTTTACGCAAACATTACTTCAAAGTATCACCGAAGCCACCAGAAAAGACTGGCAACAAGTTACTCGTAAAAAGTGGCTCACAAACACATCAAGGCAAACACTTTGCTGCGTCGAGCAGTAATGGTGGTGGGGGTGGTGGTAGCAGTAGTGGCTCAATAGATGGTGGCAATTTAGATCCGTCTGAGCTTGTTTTAGAATGGATCGAATATGGACCCGATAAGTATATAGACGAAAAGGAAATGAGTGGCATACTGAAGAGTCTATCAGGTTTACAGCATCCACATATTGAGCCAATCGTGTATGCGGCACACAACGAGAATGGCTGTATAGCTGTGCGTAG ATTTTATAAACAAGGCACATTGAAGGATATATTATGtatggcaacgccaaaaaatcCATTCCTTAGTAAGTACGGTAATCCAAAGGGCCGAACGGCGCTAACCATGAAACAAGTAGCGATCTATGGACGTCAAATACTGGAggctttaatatttatacattcaaaAGGATATCCATATG GTCACTTACATGCCGGCAATATTGTCATCGTTGACGATTGCGTAAAATTATTGGACATCGAGAATTACGTTTTAGGCGTACCCGCATTCTATCGACCTTTCTTTGTGCAGCACAGTAAAATCCACTCTGTCGAAGCTATAGATGTGTACAGCTTTGGACATGTGCTCTTCGAAATGGCTATGGGCTATCCACTGCAGGAATCGGTAGTGCGTCAAATTAACGAATGTCCAGAATCTTTAA AGAACCTCTTGGAGAGTATACTGTCAAAAGAGTCAGTTAGAGCTGGTTTACCAACGCTACAGCAACTCATTAGCCATCAATTCTTTGCGCAGCATGCTAGTAGTGCGGCTGGCGGGTTTAGTTGTTGCAATGAAGATTCACGGCGAACGCATTTTAAACTCTCACTAAATGCCAAGGAGTTTTTAAAGCAAGCCGCGCTGAAAGCTGAGTTAAGACTGCGTGAGGAACAAAAATCtgttaaaaatcaaaaacgtaTTGTGCGTGTGCAGGAGATGATGAGCTCCGAGGAGGAGAAACGCAAATCGAAGCAGAGAGcg aaacttgAGCATAAACAGTCAAAACTGAAACAACAAGGTTCACTGCAAGCGGGCAATGGGCGTTTATCACTTTCCGCCGCTAGTGGCTCGGCAGCGCTTGGCACTTTTGCCGCTGGCGTCGCACCATTCGAACGCACGGACAGCGTATTAAGTATGCATATGCCAAAGGAGGTGAATACAGCGCCTTCTACTGCTTCCAACACGGacataaaat CTCCACCACCTACTCCATTTGTGCAACAACATGCAcaagcgcaacaacagcaacaagagcagcagcagtcgcaacaacaacaacaacaacattctgctacaaaacaaataacttttttgGCAAATATCGAACGTCAAGCATCAACACCAAATATTTCCACAGACACCGAACAAAGCGGTGATCCCACACGTTCGGCACTCCTAGAGTCGATTTGTAAATTTAATCGTGGCTCATTGCGTAAAGTGCGCTCTAATGACTAG
- the LOC105217378 gene encoding dynein light chain Tctex-type protein 2B isoform X1: MDVGGERRGSLKSSTGRRLSAAFTVPQARPVLKYLPSYRLDPKYPLNKEVCEKIMRAVMDNAFENFMYSPKTSLTLCAQISEEIKNRIKAQHYDRYRYICVVSIGEKVMQGYCSLVNFLWDAEKDGYISYVYDTPKFFGIATLYYLYYD, from the exons ATGGATGTCGGTGGAGAG CGACGTGGTTCACTCAAATCGTCGACTGGACGTAGATTAAGTGCGGCATTCACAGTTCCACAAGCGCGG CCGGTTTTGAAATATCTACCCTCATATCGTTTGGATCCGAAATATCCGCTAAATAAAGAAGTATGCGAGAAAATTATGCGCGCCGTGATGGACAATgcattcgaaaattttatgtattCGCCCAAAACATCACTAACATTGTGTGCACAAATCAGCGAAGAGATTAAGAATCGTATAAAAGCGCAACACTACGATCG TTACCGTTACATTTGTGTTGTGTCCATTGGTGAAAAGGTCATGCAGGGTTATTGCTCGCTGGTAAATTTTCTTTGGGATGCAGAAAAGGATGGTTACATTTCCTACGTCTATGACACGCCAAAATTTTTCGGTATCGCAACACTTTACTACCTTTATTATGATTAG
- the LOC105217378 gene encoding dynein light chain Tctex-type protein 2B isoform X2: MADNWSNLVNLCLGQAQEERRGSLKSSTGRRLSAAFTVPQARPVLKYLPSYRLDPKYPLNKEVCEKIMRAVMDNAFENFMYSPKTSLTLCAQISEEIKNRIKAQHYDRYRYICVVSIGEKVMQGYCSLVNFLWDAEKDGYISYVYDTPKFFGIATLYYLYYD; the protein is encoded by the exons ATGGCAGACAATTGGTCTAATCTCGTAAACTTGTGTCTAGGTCAGGCACAGGAAGAG CGACGTGGTTCACTCAAATCGTCGACTGGACGTAGATTAAGTGCGGCATTCACAGTTCCACAAGCGCGG CCGGTTTTGAAATATCTACCCTCATATCGTTTGGATCCGAAATATCCGCTAAATAAAGAAGTATGCGAGAAAATTATGCGCGCCGTGATGGACAATgcattcgaaaattttatgtattCGCCCAAAACATCACTAACATTGTGTGCACAAATCAGCGAAGAGATTAAGAATCGTATAAAAGCGCAACACTACGATCG TTACCGTTACATTTGTGTTGTGTCCATTGGTGAAAAGGTCATGCAGGGTTATTGCTCGCTGGTAAATTTTCTTTGGGATGCAGAAAAGGATGGTTACATTTCCTACGTCTATGACACGCCAAAATTTTTCGGTATCGCAACACTTTACTACCTTTATTATGATTAG
- the LOC105217377 gene encoding RNA-binding protein spenito, giving the protein MKRSASGDSPTRSNHLGRSSHGRTIMGRGYDNGSGVPGDSPERMSPDRLRRRIGRSPSPRARYGVSPHREEYLRGPPPVAERPTYKVLCVSALHPKASDDFIKETLYREYKKFGDFSIRISHDLDERVAYVCFRTSEDAREAKHHKPRIVLYDKMALVEPVYESSSHNEYRPRGRSITPPDYDRYHYPRSPMGPTGPIEHRRPPIDPYDRYGPPMHPHGRSREYRGPIHHEYPLPPRGPPMHRVPPHMHGPPPPHQYAPMRHMGPRPHVPYEKPESKKDKFPNYLHHVQPEDDPLATRTLFAGNLEVNISDEELRRIFGKYGIVDDIDIKRPPPGTGNAFAFVRYQNLDMAHRAKIELSGQYIGKFQCKIGYGKVTPATRIWIGGLGAWTSVTQLEREFDRFGVIKKIEYQKGETSAYIQYETIEAASAAVKEMRGFPLGGPERRLRTDFAELPGTTPATPFKSKSYDEAPEYRRPEYDYHYEETPHYAPRGGYSPYPPRGGYRGRGGYRGRGRGSYHVYHNDVHRPIHGSSTSSMPPPAGAEDEWRRPPGDSYERARSGSREPGADRSRSRSPHKRAHSPESDSDSSTRRNGALSTARTLPDIARKCTVVWQGALILKSSLFPAKFHMTDGDADIVDSLMRDEEGKHNLRITQRLRLDPPKLEDVQKRISSSSSHAIFLGLASSAATTLEDSSVQTRPLRNLVSYLKQKEAAGVISLLNKDTEATGVLYAFPPCDFSTELLKRTCQSVTEEGLKEDHLVVVVVRGGTA; this is encoded by the exons ATGAAACGTAGTGCTTCAGGAGATTCACCAACCAGGAGCAATCATTTAGGACGGTCTTCACACGGTAGAACAATTATGGGACGTGGTTATGACAATGGTAGTGGAGTGCCAGGCGATTCGCCCGAACGCATGTCACCAGATCGCCTGCGACGTCGTATAGGTCGTTCACCAAGTCCACGAGCACGTTACGGTGTTTCACCACATCGTGAAGAATACTTACGCGGGCCACCACCAGTGGCAGAAAGGCCAACCTACAAGGTGTTATGTGTTAGTGCTTTGCATCCCAAAGCTTCTGATGATTTCATTAAGGAGACATTGTATCGTGAATACAAGAAATTCGGTGACTTCAGCATTCGTATTTCGCATGATTTGGATGAGCGTGTTGCATATGTTTGTTTTAGAACATCTGAGGATGCGCGTGAAGCAAAACATCATAAGCCGCGTATTGTATTATATGACAAAATGGCATTGGTGGAACCAGTTTACGAATCATCTTCACATAATGAATACAG GCCTCGTGGTCGTTCGATTACTCCACCTGACTACGATCGTTATCATTATCCACGTTCACCTATGGGTCCTACTGGTCCAATAGAGCATCGTCGACCACCGATCGATCCGTATGACCGTTATGGACCACCAATGCATCCGCATGGTCGTTCACGCGAATATCGTGGACCAATTCATCACGAATATCCACTCCCCCCTCGCGGACCACCAATGCATCGTGTACCACCACATATGCATGGACCACCGCCACCACATCAATACGCACCTATGCGTCATATGGGACCTCGTCCACATGTGCCCTATGAAAAACCGGAGAGTAAGAAAGATAAATTTCCCAATTATTTGCATCATGTACAACCAGAAGATGACCCTCTTGCCACACGTACTCTATTTGCTGGTAACTTAGAAGTGAATATTTCTGATGAAGAGTTGCGTCGCATATTCGGTAAATACGGTATTGTTGATGATATCGATATTAAGCGTCCGCCACCAGGTACCGGTAATGCTTTTGCTTTCGTCCGTTATCAGAATTTGGATATGGCACATCGCGCTAAGATTGAACTTTCCGGTCAATATATCGGAAAGTTCCAATGCAAAATTGGTTATGGTAAGGTAACACCAGCTACGCGCATATGGATCGGTGGTTTGGGCGCTTGGACTTCTGTAACACAGTTGGAACGTGAATTCGATCGCTTTGGTgtcataaaaaaaatcgaataccAAAAAGGCGAGACAAGTGCATATATACAATATGAGACCATCGAAGCAGCCTCTGCCGCAGTGAAAGAAATGCGTGGTTTTCCTTTGGGCGGACCCGAACGTCGTTTGCGCACTGATTTTGCTGAATTACCTGGAACTACGCCAGCTACACCATTTAAATCAAAGAGTTATGATGAGGCACCAGAATATAGGCGTCCAGAATATGACTATCACTACGAGGAGACACCGCATTATGCTCCACGAGGTGGTTATTCACCTTATCCACCACGGGGTGGTTATAGAGGACGTGGTGGTTATCGCGGTCGTGGACGCGGTTCATATCACGTCTATCACAATGATGTTCACCGTCCGATACATGGCAGTTCAACATCATCTATGCCACCACCTGCTGGTGCCGAAGACGAATGGCGTCGTCCGCCAGGCGATTCATATGAGCGTGCACGTTCTGGTTCCCGTGAACCCGGTGCTGATCGCTCTCGCTCGCGTTCACCGCACAAACGCGCCCATTCACCGGAGTCGGATTCGGATTCGTCAACACGTCGAAACGGCGCATTGAGTACCGCACGTACTCTGCCTGACATTGCTCGTAAGTGCACGGTTGTATGGCAGGGCGCACTCATACTAAAGAGTTCGCTATTTCCTGCTAAATTCCATATGACTGATGGTGATGCGGATATTGTCGACTCATTAATGCGCGACGAAGAAGGAAAACATAATTTACGTATTACACAGCGTTTGCGTCTCGATCCACCCAAATTGGAAGATGTGCAAAAGCGCATTAGCTCATCATCATCACATGCAATATTTTTAGGTTTAGCTTCTTCGGCTGCAACTACGCTGGAGGATAGCAGCGTGCAAACGCGTCCACTACGAAATTTAGTGTCGTATTTAAAGCAAAAGGAGGCTGCCGGTGTTATCTCACTTTTGAACAAAGATACTGAAGCCACTGGTGTGTTATATGCTTTCCCACCATGTGACTTCTCTACAGAATTACTGAAGCGTACATGCCAGAGTGTAACTGAGGAGGGTCTAAAGGAAGATCATCTTGTGGTAGTAGTTGTAAGAGGCGGCACTGCTTAA
- the LOC105217376 gene encoding uncharacterized protein LOC105217376, which produces MRKYHQLLLVIISCISIIVLLTYKSENSRLKDVLSAVHFFSRKDADELRLLNNFTAVDEDIINFNRPLPVWQLVGDSFYAYASYYQRNELVSSGSEVLTLVTGKTGAVVNFLCKAHYDDGRIIQGKFRFQHLNQDDKTSTAFTNYIFYCRLKSDLKEPNNIIYTDLTGDGSSTGHQLRLRFVKSTQGSNVPQTQLAICLDLASFNMSSSFGQNYMNLLEFFIHHYVVGVKQFIVYNGDELTEILLQKLMKHKNIHIHLLPFNFPFANNKSNTTNFREIVKTDCLLRSMHKAKFVTLLEPNEFFFPNAKLSAENSVIYSLNSQSAADTIHQLQTYSVCYADKKHDLLTNSSFYDPEVVQPHTINILRPVVPTLSSPKSGVNEVVPSLAFAHRYTDCVHVGNDGLHMWQNSLRQDFMNNLLAFRKEVRELIYN; this is translated from the coding sequence ATGCGTAAATACCATCAGCTTTTATTAGTTATAATTTCTTGTATTAGCATAATTGTCTTGCTCACGTACAAGAGCGAAAATTCACGTTTAAAAGATGTGCTAAGTGCAGTGCACTTCTTTAGTCGCAAGGATGCGGATGAATTACgattattgaataattttactgCAGTGGATGAAGATATCATCAATTTTAATCGACCATTGCCAGTTTGGCAATTGGTGGGAGACTCGTTTTATGCATACGCCTCATACTATCAACGCAATGAACTTGTGTCTTCCGGCAGTGAAGTTCTAACACTTGTAACCGGAAAGACGGGAGCAGTAGTGAATTTTCTCTGTAAAGCACATTATGATGACGGACGCATTATACAAggaaaatttcgatttcaacACTTGAATCAAGATGATAAAACCTCTACGGCatttacaaattatatattttattgccgCCTTAAAAGTGATTTGAAAGAAccaaataacattatttatacCGATCTGACCGGTGATGGCAGCAGTACGGGTCATCAGTTACGTTTACGTTTTGTAAAAAGTACACAAGGTAGCAATGTACCACAAACGCAATTAGCTATTTGTCTGGATTTGGCCTCATTTAATATGAGCAGTAGTTTTGGccaaaattatatgaatttattagAATTCTTTATACATCATTATGTTGTTGGTGTCAAACAGTTCATCGTTTACAACGGTGATGAACTAACCGAAATACTGCTGCAAAAGCTaatgaaacataaaaatatacatatacatttgctGCCTTTCAATTTTCCATTTGCAAACAACAAGAGCAATACAACGAATTTCCGTGAAATTGTTAAAACAGATTGTCTACTACGTAGCATGCACAAAGCGAAATTCGTAACATTGCTAGAACCAAATGAATTTTTCTTTCCAAATGCCAAATTAAGTGCAGAAAATTCAGtaatatattcattaaattcCCAAAGTGCCGCTGATACAATACATCAATTGCAAACTTACTCAGTCTGTTATGCTGATAAAAAGCATGATTTACTCACAAATAGTAGTTTTTATGACCCTGAAGTGGTGCAACCACACACGATAAATATTTTGAGGCCCGTGGTGCCTACGCTATCTTCTCCGAAAAGTGGTGTGAATGAAGTGGTCCCCTCATTGGCTTTTGCACATCGATACACCGACTGCGTACATGTCGGAAATGATGGCTTACACATGTGGCAAAACTCTTTGCGTCAAGATTTCATGAATAACTTGCTTGCATTTAGAAAAGAAGTAAgagaattaatttataattaa
- the LOC105217375 gene encoding NSFL1 cofactor p47 produces the protein MSNNDELIAQFIEISGGDENVARFYLASSNWSLEDALSNFLGNQVDGEGGTEEHETERNSGGANVEPAPTNSTGRVRSETGVAESFTKKSSDKPKVATLNDMTKRTSNEEEGQAFYAGGSERSGQQVLGPPKRKNFREQLTDMFRMAQEHNTGESASTSAGPSTSGAVQWGQGVRLGMTDTDHSVVATQQDDANATGEKRPIVVLKLWSQGFSIDDGELRLYDDPENKEFLETVMRGEIPHELFEMGWVVNVDVEDHRHEDYKRKTVPPKFKGSGHTLGSPTPNVEGAGVAAATVPAPNSAKQTTAVNVKEDENAAKDKLKVDSSQPTTTLQIRLADGSRLTAQFNLNHTVADIRRYIMNARPQYAEGNFRLVSSFPTRELTDEAATIELAGLKNASILQRLN, from the exons ATGTCTAATAACGATGAATTGATcgcacaatttattgaaataagcGGTGGAGATGAAAATGTCGCCAGATTCTATTTAGCCAGTTCCAATTGGTCGCTAGAG GACGCACTTTCTAATTTCCTTGGTAATCAAGTTGATGGAGAGGGTGGTACTGAAGAACATGAAACCGAACGAAATTCAGGCGGAGCAAATGTTGAACCAGCACCTACAAATTCAACTGGTCGTGTACGTTCCGAAACCGGTGTCGCCGAAAGTTTTACCAAGAAAAGTTCAGATAAGCcaaa AGTAGCAACACTAAATGATATGACAAAGCGTACTTCTAATGAAGAAGAGGGGCAAGCCTTTTATGCTGGTGGCTCCGAACGTTCAGGGCAGCAAGTTTTAGGACCACCGAAACGTAAGAATTTCCGTGAACAGTTAACTGACATGTTTCGTATGGCACAAGAACACAATACCGGAGAATCTGCTAGTACTTCAGCTGGCCCATCAACATCTGGTGCTGTACAGTGGGGTCAAGGTGTACGTTTGGGCATGACCGATACAGACCATTCCGTCGTAGCCACGCAGCAGGACGATGCCAATGCAACGGGAGAGAAGCGACCTATTGTTGTGTTGAAATTGTGGAGCCAAGGCTTTTCTATTGATGATGGTGAACTACGTCTATATGATGATCCCGAAAATAAAGAGTTCTTAGAAACTGTGATGCGcgg CGAAATACCGCATGAATTATTCGAAATGGGATGGGTGGTTAATGTTGATGTGGAGGATCACCGTCATGAGGATTACAAAAGGAAAACTGTACCACCTAAATTTAAAGGATCCGGACACACACTGGgaag tccCACACCAAATGTTGAAGGCGCAGGAGTAGCAGCAGCAACGGTACCAGCTCCCAATAGTGCAAAACAAACAACAGCTGTTAATGTCAAAGAGGATGAAAATGCTGCTAAAGACAAACTTAAGGTTGATTCTtctcagccaacaacaacattacagaTACGCTTGGCCGATGGTTCCCGATTAACTGCACAGTTCAATCTTAACCACACAGTTGCTGATATACGTCGCTATATAATGAA CGCCAGACCACAATATGCGGAGGGTAATTTTCGGTTAGTGTCATCATTTCCAACCCGTGAACTAACGGATGAAGCAGCAACGATTGAATTAGCTGGTCTAAAAAATGCGTCAATTTTGCAGCGACTGAATTGA